The sequence below is a genomic window from Bdellovibrionales bacterium.
GAAATTAACCAGTTAAGAGAGTTAACCAGAAGTGGTAAATCCTCTTTACCAAAAGTAGTAAAGCAAGTTAACACACAAAACTTAGGGAAAAAAGAGAAACCTAGTATTAGGGACCCTGTGAATAACTTATCCACAGAAATGAGAAAACTCACCGAAAAGATGACCATTAACAGATTTAACCACTAAGACCTATGAAGAAAACAATCAAATTCACAATAAAAGGAAATCCGGATGACCTCGAAGGTAATCCGGTCCCATACGTTCGAGTAGTGGGCAGGGCGCTGTGGCTACCGAAAGCTAAAAAGTATTACGCATGGAAAGAATACGTCCGCAGTATCTTCCACAGAGAATATCCGGAATTCTCAACTGAAGCGGTCCAGCCCCTCACCACAAAGATATCGGCACGCGCTCAAATGTCGATCGTAATCTACTGGGTCAATGGAGTGCATGCCGATCCTGACAATGTCTTCAAGGGATTGGCCGACGCTCTCTTCCAAAATGACAAGTTCCTT
It includes:
- a CDS encoding RusA family crossover junction endodeoxyribonuclease; protein product: MKKTIKFTIKGNPDDLEGNPVPYVRVVGRALWLPKAKKYYAWKEYVRSIFHREYPEFSTEAVQPLTTKISARAQMSIVIYWVNGVHADPDNVFKGLADALFQNDKFLDGAFESHYASDGKGRVEVQITLDNA